One Amycolatopsis thermophila DNA segment encodes these proteins:
- the secG gene encoding preprotein translocase subunit SecG codes for MKLFLQILLIASSLLLVIAVLLHRGRGGGLSSLFGGGMQSSLSGSSVAEKNLDRITLLLGAIWLISIVGLGLLLKV; via the coding sequence ATGAAGCTTTTCCTGCAGATCCTGCTGATCGCCTCCAGCCTGCTGCTGGTGATCGCCGTGCTGCTGCACCGTGGGCGCGGCGGCGGGTTGTCCTCGCTGTTCGGGGGTGGGATGCAGTCGAGCCTGTCCGGGTCGAGCGTGGCCGAGAAGAACCTCGACCGCATCACCCTGCTGCTCGGCGCCATCTGGCTGATCAGCATCGTGGGCCTGGGCCTGCTGCTGAAGGTGTGA
- a CDS encoding RNA polymerase-binding protein RbpA codes for MVGGNAIRGTRVGAGPSGESERGEAAPRRRVSYWCANGHESKPSFAVDAEIPEEWDCPRCGLPAGQDEKNPPAAPRTEPYKTHLAYVKERRSDADGEAILAEALERLRQRRQI; via the coding sequence ATGGTTGGCGGTAACGCAATCAGAGGCACCAGGGTCGGTGCCGGTCCGTCCGGCGAGTCGGAGCGCGGCGAGGCCGCTCCCCGCCGCCGGGTGTCGTACTGGTGTGCCAACGGGCACGAGTCCAAGCCGTCGTTCGCCGTGGACGCGGAGATCCCGGAGGAGTGGGACTGCCCCCGCTGCGGCCTCCCCGCCGGGCAGGACGAGAAGAACCCGCCGGCCGCACCACGGACCGAGCCGTACAAGACCCACCTGGCGTACGTGAAGGAACGACGCAGCGACGCCGACGGCGAGGCCATCCTCGCGGAGGCGCTCGAGCGCCTGCGTCAGCGTCGTCAGATCTGA
- a CDS encoding LysE family translocator — translation MVSPSHFAAFAALVFVMVVVPGPSVLFTVSRALTVGRRDALITVLGNAAGVYAQVVAVAFGMGAIVRTSATVFTVIKLAGAAYLVYLGVQAVRHRRKLSEALASAVPATRGRTLTVLRDGFVVGFANPKSIVFLAAVLPQFVDDAAGSVPVQIMLLGIALPAIAVFSDSAWALVAGTARAWFARSPRRLELIGGTGGLVMIGLGAGLALNGRKD, via the coding sequence ATGGTGTCGCCCAGCCACTTCGCGGCCTTCGCCGCCCTGGTGTTCGTGATGGTGGTCGTCCCCGGTCCGAGCGTGCTGTTCACCGTGAGCCGCGCGCTGACCGTCGGGCGGCGGGACGCGCTGATCACGGTGCTCGGCAACGCGGCGGGGGTGTACGCGCAGGTCGTGGCGGTGGCGTTCGGGATGGGCGCGATCGTGCGCACGTCGGCGACGGTGTTCACGGTGATCAAGCTGGCCGGCGCCGCGTACCTGGTCTACCTGGGTGTCCAGGCCGTCCGGCACCGCCGCAAGCTGTCCGAGGCGCTGGCGAGCGCGGTGCCGGCCACCCGCGGGCGCACGCTCACCGTGCTGCGGGACGGGTTCGTGGTCGGCTTCGCCAACCCGAAGTCGATCGTGTTCCTGGCCGCGGTGCTGCCGCAGTTCGTCGACGACGCGGCCGGGAGCGTGCCGGTGCAGATCATGCTGCTGGGCATCGCGCTGCCGGCGATCGCGGTGTTCTCCGACAGCGCGTGGGCGCTGGTCGCCGGCACCGCGCGCGCCTGGTTCGCCCGCTCGCCGAGGCGGCTCGAACTGATCGGCGGCACCGGCGGGCTGGTGATGATCGGCCTCGGCGCGGGCCTCGCGCTCAACGGCCGGAAGGATTAG
- a CDS encoding YybH family protein, which translates to MTRRLESTFGPDSRNRLDAAATPGAEGALAALETFYFAFNQRDLDVFAQVWTGDALAQLNNPLGGILRGGPEITALYDKVFHGPARVTVTFGDIVEYAGEGHALFAGRETGSYVVDGREVPLRIRTSRYFRYENGRWAQFHHHGSIDDPGELAAYQAAVRG; encoded by the coding sequence ATGACCCGACGCCTCGAGAGCACCTTCGGCCCGGACTCGCGCAACCGGCTGGACGCGGCCGCCACACCCGGCGCCGAAGGCGCGCTGGCCGCGCTGGAAACCTTCTACTTCGCCTTCAACCAGCGCGATCTGGACGTGTTCGCGCAGGTCTGGACCGGCGACGCGCTGGCCCAGCTCAACAACCCCCTGGGCGGCATCCTGCGTGGCGGCCCGGAGATCACCGCGCTGTACGACAAGGTCTTCCACGGGCCGGCAAGGGTGACGGTGACGTTCGGCGACATCGTGGAGTACGCCGGCGAGGGCCACGCGTTGTTCGCCGGGCGGGAGACCGGCTCGTACGTGGTCGACGGCCGTGAGGTGCCGCTGCGGATCCGCACCAGCCGGTACTTCCGCTACGAGAACGGCCGGTGGGCGCAGTTCCACCACCACGGCAGCATCGACGACCCCGGCGAGCTGGCCGCGTACCAGGCGGCCGTCCGCGGCTGA
- the gap gene encoding type I glyceraldehyde-3-phosphate dehydrogenase: MTVRVGVNGFGRIGRNFFRAVQAAGHDIEVVAFNDLGDVATMAQLLKYDSVLGRYPEEVTVGDDGIVVGGKTIKALAERDPANLPWGDLGVDVVVESTGFFTNADAAKAHIAGGAKKVIISAPAKGEDLTVVLGVNDHLYDGSQTIISNASCTTNCLGPLAKVLHEAFGIEKGLMTTIHAYTQDQNLQDGPHKDPRRARAAALNVVPTSTGAAKAIGLVLPELNGKLDGYSLRVPVPTGSITDLTVDLAKKASVEEINAAYRAAAEGPLAGILRYSEDPIVSSDIVNDPASCIFDAPLTKVIDNQVKVFGWYDNEWGYSNRLADLVKLVGSKLS; this comes from the coding sequence GTGACGGTTCGCGTAGGTGTGAACGGCTTCGGTCGGATCGGCCGCAACTTCTTCCGCGCCGTGCAGGCCGCGGGTCACGACATCGAGGTGGTCGCGTTCAACGACCTCGGCGACGTCGCCACCATGGCGCAGCTGCTCAAGTACGACAGCGTCCTGGGCCGCTACCCCGAGGAGGTGACCGTCGGCGACGACGGCATCGTCGTGGGCGGCAAGACCATCAAGGCCCTCGCCGAGCGCGACCCGGCCAACCTGCCGTGGGGTGACCTGGGCGTGGACGTCGTGGTCGAGTCGACCGGCTTCTTCACCAACGCCGACGCCGCCAAGGCCCACATCGCCGGTGGCGCCAAGAAGGTCATCATCTCGGCCCCGGCCAAGGGCGAGGACCTGACCGTCGTGCTGGGCGTCAACGACCACCTCTACGACGGCTCGCAGACGATCATCTCCAACGCGTCCTGCACCACCAACTGCCTCGGCCCGCTCGCCAAGGTCCTGCACGAGGCCTTCGGCATCGAAAAGGGCCTGATGACCACCATCCACGCCTACACGCAGGACCAGAACCTGCAGGACGGCCCGCACAAGGACCCGCGCCGCGCCCGCGCCGCCGCGCTGAACGTCGTGCCGACCTCCACCGGCGCCGCCAAGGCCATCGGCCTGGTCCTGCCGGAGCTCAACGGCAAGCTGGACGGCTACTCGCTGCGCGTGCCGGTGCCCACCGGCTCGATCACCGACCTCACCGTCGACCTGGCCAAGAAGGCCTCGGTCGAGGAGATCAACGCCGCCTACCGGGCCGCCGCCGAGGGCCCGCTGGCCGGCATCCTGCGCTACAGCGAGGACCCGATCGTCTCCAGCGACATCGTCAACGACCCCGCCTCGTGCATCTTCGACGCGCCGCTGACCAAGGTGATCGACAACCAGGTCAAGGTGTTCGGCTGGTACGACAACGAGTGGGGCTACTCCAACCGGCTCGCGGACCTGGTCAAGCTCGTCGGCTCGAAGCTCTCCTGA
- the tpiA gene encoding triose-phosphate isomerase has translation MARKPLIAGNWKMNLNHLEAIALVQKIAFSLPEKYYAKVDVAVLPPFTDIRSVQTLVDGDKLLLTYGAQDLSPHDSGAYTGDVSGPMLAKLGCSYVTVGHSERREYHHEDDELVSKKVRAALKHGIKPILCVGEKLEVREAGNHVDHCFDQLIAGLKGLKAEQVKDVVVAYEPVWAIGTGKVATATDAEEVGKALRAALADKYGAEVADEVRVLYGGSVKSGNIAELVACDNIDGALVGGASLQADEFTKLCALAAGGPLP, from the coding sequence ATGGCGCGCAAACCGTTGATCGCCGGCAACTGGAAGATGAACCTCAACCACCTCGAGGCCATCGCCCTGGTGCAGAAGATCGCCTTCTCGCTGCCGGAGAAGTACTACGCCAAGGTCGACGTCGCGGTGCTCCCGCCGTTCACCGACATCCGCAGCGTCCAGACCCTGGTCGACGGGGACAAGCTGCTGCTGACCTACGGCGCGCAGGACCTCTCGCCGCACGACTCCGGTGCCTACACCGGTGACGTGTCGGGGCCGATGCTCGCCAAGCTCGGGTGCTCCTACGTCACCGTCGGGCACTCCGAGCGGCGCGAATACCACCACGAGGACGACGAGCTGGTCAGCAAGAAGGTCCGCGCGGCGCTCAAGCACGGCATCAAGCCGATCCTCTGCGTGGGCGAGAAGCTCGAGGTGCGCGAGGCCGGCAACCACGTGGACCACTGCTTCGACCAGCTGATCGCGGGGCTGAAGGGCCTCAAGGCCGAGCAGGTCAAGGACGTCGTCGTGGCGTACGAGCCGGTGTGGGCCATCGGCACCGGCAAGGTCGCGACCGCGACCGACGCCGAGGAGGTCGGCAAGGCGCTGCGCGCGGCGCTGGCCGACAAGTACGGCGCCGAGGTCGCCGACGAGGTGCGGGTGCTCTACGGCGGGTCGGTCAAGTCGGGCAACATCGCCGAGCTCGTCGCGTGCGACAACATCGACGGCGCGCTGGTCGGCGGGGCGAGCCTGCAGGCCGACGAGTTCACCAAGCTCTGTGCGCTGGCTGCCGGTGGGCCGCTGCCGTAA
- a CDS encoding ArsR/SmtB family transcription factor, translating into MSVRQSSNSARARGLTHVHPRDVSLQDALTAVADPVRRAILRELAELPDWTKACGTFDLPVTKATRSHHFAVLRAAGLIEQRDEGPRRLNRLRRPEFDDAFPGLLDLVLANPSGR; encoded by the coding sequence ATGAGTGTACGACAATCATCGAACAGTGCGCGAGCGCGCGGGCTGACCCACGTCCACCCCAGGGACGTCTCGCTGCAGGACGCGCTCACCGCCGTCGCGGATCCGGTGCGCCGCGCGATCCTGCGCGAGCTGGCGGAACTGCCGGACTGGACCAAGGCGTGCGGCACCTTCGACCTGCCGGTCACCAAGGCCACGCGCAGCCACCACTTCGCCGTGCTGCGCGCGGCCGGCCTGATCGAGCAGCGCGACGAGGGGCCGCGCCGCCTCAACCGGCTGCGCCGCCCGGAGTTCGACGACGCCTTCCCCGGCCTGCTGGACCTGGTGCTGGCTAATCCTTCCGGCCGTTGA
- a CDS encoding 2OG-Fe(II) oxygenase yields MISDVAGFDWPALTAELDDSGCALTPPLLSAAECRELSALYDDVGRFRSTIDMARFRFGSGQYRYFDYPLPDPVAQLRAAFYPRLLPIARDWAAKLGWDAPWPDDLDSWLDRCHRAGQRRPTPILLRYRAGDWNALHRDLYGDLVFPLQVVIGLDKPGTDHTGGEFLLVEQRPRAQSRGTVTVLPQGHGLIFTTRDRPVRSTRGWSAAPVRHGVSTLRTGIRHTLGLVFHDAT; encoded by the coding sequence GTGATCTCGGATGTCGCGGGCTTCGACTGGCCCGCCCTCACCGCGGAGCTGGACGACTCCGGCTGCGCCCTGACCCCGCCCCTGCTCAGCGCCGCGGAGTGCCGCGAACTGTCGGCGCTGTACGACGACGTGGGCCGATTCCGGTCCACGATCGACATGGCGCGCTTCCGGTTCGGGTCCGGCCAGTACCGCTACTTCGACTACCCGCTGCCCGATCCGGTCGCGCAGCTGCGGGCGGCGTTCTACCCGCGCCTGCTGCCGATCGCGCGGGACTGGGCGGCGAAGCTCGGGTGGGACGCGCCGTGGCCGGACGACCTGGACAGCTGGCTCGACCGGTGTCACCGGGCCGGTCAGCGGCGGCCCACGCCGATCCTGCTGCGCTACCGCGCCGGTGACTGGAACGCGCTGCACCGCGACCTCTACGGCGACCTGGTGTTCCCGCTGCAGGTCGTGATCGGCCTCGACAAGCCCGGCACCGACCACACCGGCGGCGAGTTCCTGCTGGTCGAGCAGCGACCGCGGGCCCAGTCGCGCGGCACGGTGACCGTGCTCCCGCAGGGTCACGGGCTGATCTTCACCACCCGCGACCGCCCGGTGCGGTCCACGCGCGGCTGGTCGGCGGCGCCGGTGCGGCACGGCGTGAGCACCCTGCGCACCGGCATCCGCCACACCCTGGGCCTCGTCTTCCACGACGCCACCTGA
- the pgl gene encoding 6-phosphogluconolactonase, which yields MSGTEVVVYANGELLAAAAAARLVTRLVDLQTAKGSASLVLTGGGTGIAVLEQLRRSPARDAVDWSRLDLYWGDERFVPADDDERNEKQAREALLDHVPVDPKRVHAMAASDGEFGDDVDAAAAAYARVLADNARPEDHGDVPSFDICLLGLGGEGHTASVFPESPAVYETERSVVAVRNCPKPPPTRVSLTLPAIRQSHDVWLMTTGEAKADAVALALSGAGEVQVPVAGARGRRRTLWLLDRTAAGKLSKVYLPPTA from the coding sequence ATGTCGGGCACCGAGGTCGTCGTCTACGCCAACGGCGAGCTGCTCGCGGCCGCCGCGGCGGCCCGGCTGGTGACCCGCCTGGTGGACCTGCAGACCGCGAAGGGGTCGGCGTCGCTGGTGCTGACCGGCGGCGGCACCGGGATCGCCGTGCTGGAGCAGCTGCGCCGCTCCCCCGCCCGTGACGCGGTCGACTGGTCGCGGCTGGACCTCTACTGGGGCGACGAGCGGTTCGTGCCCGCGGACGACGACGAGCGCAACGAGAAGCAGGCCCGCGAGGCGCTGCTGGACCACGTGCCCGTCGACCCGAAGCGGGTGCACGCGATGGCCGCGTCGGACGGCGAGTTCGGCGACGACGTGGACGCGGCCGCGGCGGCCTACGCGCGGGTGCTGGCGGACAACGCGCGGCCCGAGGACCACGGCGACGTGCCGTCGTTCGACATCTGCCTGCTGGGTCTCGGCGGCGAGGGGCACACGGCTTCGGTGTTCCCGGAGTCGCCCGCGGTGTACGAGACCGAGCGGTCGGTGGTGGCGGTGCGCAACTGCCCGAAGCCCCCGCCGACGCGTGTGTCGCTGACGCTGCCCGCGATCCGTCAGTCGCACGACGTGTGGTTGATGACCACGGGCGAGGCCAAGGCCGACGCGGTGGCGCTGGCCCTGTCCGGCGCCGGCGAGGTGCAGGTGCCGGTGGCCGGCGCCCGCGGACGCCGGCGCACGCTGTGGCTGCTCGACCGGACGGCGGCGGGCAAGCTGTCGAAGGTGTACCTGCCGCCCACGGCCTGA
- a CDS encoding phosphoglycerate kinase, which translates to MAVKTLEDLLAEGVSGRRVLVRSDLNVPLDGSVITDDGRVRAALPTIKRLADAGAKVVVAAHLGRPKGTPEAKYSLRPVADRLGELLGTPVRLAGDVVGEQARAVVADLADGAVALLENVRFDPRETSKVADERAGLARDLAALTGEGGAFVSDGFGVVHRKQASVYDVARVLPAYAGGLVLAELDVLSRLTGDPQRPYVVVLGGSKVSDKLAVIEALLPKVDRLLIGGGMAFTFLAAQGHGVGASLLEQDYVETARKLLAEHADKIVVPTDVVVADSFAADAATDTVAAEAIPAGWMGLDIGPRTTEHFAAEVAAAKTVFWNGPAGVFEMAPFAAGTKGVAQAIADSGAFSVVGGGDSAAAVRVLGLPEEKFSHISTGGGASLEYLEGKELPGVAVLEGGA; encoded by the coding sequence ATGGCAGTCAAGACTCTCGAAGACCTGCTGGCCGAGGGTGTCTCCGGGCGGCGCGTTCTGGTCCGGTCGGACCTGAACGTGCCGCTCGACGGCTCGGTCATCACCGATGACGGCCGGGTGCGGGCCGCGCTGCCGACCATCAAGCGCCTGGCCGACGCCGGCGCGAAGGTGGTCGTCGCGGCCCACCTCGGCCGCCCCAAGGGCACGCCCGAGGCCAAGTACTCGCTGCGGCCGGTCGCCGACCGGCTCGGCGAGCTGCTCGGCACGCCGGTCCGCCTGGCCGGCGACGTCGTCGGCGAGCAGGCCCGCGCGGTCGTCGCCGACCTGGCCGACGGTGCCGTCGCCCTGCTGGAGAACGTGCGGTTCGACCCGCGCGAGACGAGCAAGGTCGCCGACGAGCGGGCCGGGCTGGCCCGCGACCTCGCCGCACTGACCGGCGAGGGCGGCGCCTTCGTGTCGGACGGCTTCGGCGTGGTGCACCGCAAGCAGGCCTCGGTCTACGACGTGGCCCGCGTGCTGCCCGCCTACGCGGGCGGCCTGGTGCTCGCCGAGCTGGACGTGCTGAGCAGGCTGACCGGCGACCCGCAGCGGCCGTACGTGGTCGTGCTCGGCGGGTCGAAGGTGTCGGACAAGCTGGCGGTGATCGAGGCGCTGCTGCCGAAGGTCGACCGCCTGCTCATCGGCGGCGGCATGGCCTTCACGTTCCTGGCCGCGCAGGGCCACGGCGTCGGTGCCTCCCTGCTCGAGCAGGACTACGTGGAGACCGCGCGCAAGCTGCTGGCCGAGCACGCCGACAAGATCGTCGTGCCGACCGACGTCGTGGTGGCGGACTCCTTCGCCGCCGACGCGGCCACCGACACCGTCGCGGCCGAGGCGATCCCGGCCGGCTGGATGGGCCTGGACATCGGCCCGCGCACCACCGAGCACTTCGCGGCCGAGGTCGCCGCGGCGAAGACGGTGTTCTGGAACGGCCCGGCCGGCGTGTTCGAGATGGCCCCGTTCGCGGCCGGCACCAAGGGCGTCGCGCAGGCGATCGCCGATTCCGGCGCGTTCAGCGTGGTCGGCGGCGGCGACTCGGCGGCCGCGGTGCGCGTGCTGGGTCTGCCGGAGGAGAAGTTCTCGCACATCTCGACCGGTGGCGGCGCCTCCCTGGAGTACCTCGAGGGCAAGGAGCTGCCGGGCGTCGCGGTGCTGGAAGGTGGTGCCTGA
- a CDS encoding winged helix DNA-binding domain-containing protein — MSRKLGNDQRRARMVARHHLAGQADGPEQVAASLVALHATDPATVHLAVLARSAAGTDDVERALYDDRSLVRMLGMRRTMFVVPAALVPVVQAACADDIARRQRKLLLQHLGTAGLEGDLDAWLAEVEEGAYAALRAGEPAFAQQIADGEPRLRTEIVMAEGKPYEARGYITNRVLFLLAAQGRIVRGRPRGTWLSTQYAWSTAETWLPGLEPLDADTARAELARRWLSAFGPAPVADLKWWTGWTAGQVKKALAAIGPAEVDLDGGPGIALPGDDEPVPEPEPAAALLPALDPTPMGWQERGWFLGEHQPLLFDRTGNIGPTVWWAGRVVGGWAQRPGGEIAIRLLEDIGADATAAVEAAADRLHGRLGGLTVIPKFRTSVERDLSS; from the coding sequence GTGAGCAGGAAACTGGGGAACGACCAGCGCCGCGCCCGGATGGTCGCGCGGCACCACCTCGCCGGGCAGGCGGACGGCCCCGAACAGGTCGCCGCGAGCCTCGTCGCGCTGCACGCCACCGATCCGGCCACCGTCCACCTCGCGGTGCTCGCCCGTTCCGCCGCGGGCACCGACGACGTCGAGCGCGCCCTCTATGACGACCGGTCCCTGGTGCGGATGCTCGGCATGCGCCGGACCATGTTCGTCGTGCCCGCGGCGCTCGTGCCGGTCGTCCAGGCGGCCTGCGCCGACGACATCGCGCGACGGCAGCGCAAGCTCCTGCTCCAGCACCTGGGCACCGCCGGCCTCGAGGGCGACCTCGATGCCTGGCTCGCCGAGGTCGAGGAGGGCGCCTACGCCGCCCTCCGGGCCGGCGAACCCGCCTTCGCCCAGCAGATCGCCGACGGCGAACCGCGCCTGCGCACCGAGATCGTCATGGCGGAGGGCAAGCCGTACGAGGCGCGCGGCTACATCACCAACCGCGTGCTGTTCCTGCTCGCCGCGCAGGGGCGCATCGTGCGCGGCCGCCCCCGCGGCACCTGGCTGTCCACCCAGTACGCCTGGTCCACCGCCGAAACGTGGCTGCCCGGGCTCGAACCGCTCGACGCCGACACCGCCCGGGCCGAGCTGGCCAGGCGCTGGCTGTCCGCCTTCGGGCCGGCCCCGGTGGCCGACCTCAAGTGGTGGACCGGCTGGACCGCCGGCCAGGTGAAGAAGGCGCTCGCCGCGATCGGCCCGGCCGAGGTCGACCTGGACGGCGGCCCGGGCATCGCGCTGCCCGGCGACGACGAGCCGGTCCCCGAGCCGGAGCCGGCCGCCGCGCTGCTCCCGGCGCTCGACCCGACGCCGATGGGGTGGCAGGAGCGCGGCTGGTTCCTGGGCGAGCACCAGCCGCTGCTGTTCGACCGGACCGGCAACATCGGCCCGACCGTGTGGTGGGCGGGCCGCGTGGTCGGCGGGTGGGCGCAGCGCCCCGGCGGGGAGATCGCGATCCGTCTGCTCGAGGACATCGGCGCGGACGCCACCGCCGCGGTGGAGGCGGCCGCGGACCGGTTGCACGGCCGCCTCGGCGGGCTGACCGTCATACCGAAATTCCGGACGTCCGTCGAGCGAGATCTGTCATCTTGA
- a CDS encoding sensor histidine kinase codes for MSTEGLSIGISVGGPGAGAADRARRGSRRAASTRRAVWAPLAVDATAILIAVLDVWLVIPEKAPPYSIYLSGLACLALAGRRRLPFGVVLLTVPGFLTGWSQLAAMIALGMLATRKQTHWQVWVGAGLVWACRFIQWPLSDFAQLSWREHVLDGIYGVLVAGMPIAIGLLIGARAQLSQKLGELAASRDRERKLTADAVRAEERARLAREMHDVVSHDITLIAMQAGVLTAQESPAARQTAEVIRQLSTRTLEELRSLVGVLRSGTGDEGPQPGLDELGRLVHNCAVPVRLSIDEVPDRVPPKVSAAAYRTVQEALTNVRKHAPGASATVHVRGEGDALSVEVRNERPRHEATELPSGGYGLTGLAERARLLGGSLETCPTEDGGFRVRARYPLAV; via the coding sequence ATGAGCACCGAGGGACTCTCCATCGGGATTTCGGTCGGCGGCCCAGGCGCGGGGGCCGCCGACCGGGCGCGCCGCGGCTCGCGCCGGGCGGCTTCGACCCGCCGCGCGGTGTGGGCACCGCTGGCCGTCGACGCGACCGCCATCCTCATCGCCGTGCTCGACGTCTGGCTCGTCATCCCCGAGAAGGCGCCGCCGTACTCGATCTACCTGTCCGGGCTCGCCTGCCTCGCACTGGCGGGGCGCCGGCGGCTGCCGTTCGGCGTGGTCCTGCTGACCGTGCCCGGGTTCCTCACCGGCTGGTCGCAGCTGGCCGCGATGATCGCGCTCGGCATGCTCGCCACCCGCAAGCAGACCCACTGGCAGGTGTGGGTGGGCGCGGGACTGGTGTGGGCGTGCCGGTTCATCCAGTGGCCGCTGAGCGACTTCGCCCAGCTGAGCTGGCGCGAACACGTCCTGGACGGCATCTACGGCGTGCTGGTGGCCGGCATGCCGATCGCGATCGGGCTCTTGATCGGCGCCCGCGCGCAGCTGTCGCAGAAGCTGGGCGAGCTGGCCGCGAGCCGCGACCGGGAACGCAAGCTCACCGCGGACGCCGTGCGCGCCGAGGAACGGGCCCGCCTGGCCCGGGAGATGCACGACGTGGTGTCGCACGACATCACGCTGATCGCGATGCAGGCCGGGGTGCTCACCGCGCAGGAGTCGCCCGCGGCGCGGCAGACCGCCGAGGTGATCCGGCAGCTGTCCACGCGCACGCTGGAGGAGTTGCGGTCGCTGGTGGGCGTGCTGCGCTCCGGCACCGGGGACGAGGGCCCGCAACCCGGGCTGGACGAACTCGGCCGCCTGGTGCACAACTGCGCGGTCCCGGTCCGGCTGAGCATCGACGAGGTGCCCGACCGCGTGCCGCCGAAGGTGTCGGCGGCGGCGTACCGGACGGTGCAGGAGGCGCTGACGAACGTCCGCAAGCACGCCCCCGGGGCGAGCGCGACGGTGCACGTGCGCGGCGAGGGCGACGCGTTGAGTGTCGAGGTGCGCAACGAGCGCCCGCGCCACGAGGCGACGGAGCTGCCCTCGGGCGGCTACGGGCTCACCGGGCTCGCCGAACGGGCCCGCCTGCTGGGCGGCAGCCTCGAGACGTGCCCGACCGAGGACGGCGGGTTCCGGGTCCGCGCCCGCTACCCCTTGGCCGTTTAG
- a CDS encoding glucosyl-3-phosphoglycerate synthase, which translates to MRGFRARKAAEPEVTAGVSSWLPRRSSRARDWPVADLVAAKAATAVSVVIPARDEEATVGDIVRTIRRDLVDRHQLVDEVVVVDSRSRDATARVAAEAGATVVAQDAVLPALPALQGKGEALWKGLAASHGDLVVFVDGDLYDFTSDYVTGLLGPLLTDASVAYVKGFYHRPLVGPVSTDADGGGRVTELVARPLLNLYWPELAGFVQPLAGEYAGRREVLERVPFVANYGVEVGHLIDILQSHGLDALAQVDLGKRTHRHQDTQALGRMAGQIMLTVFDRLERYGRLVSAEPPATLLAQFRRGESGHGVDRELVVTDLACEQRPPLATLRAADGLREIA; encoded by the coding sequence GTGGCGGACCTGGTGGCCGCCAAGGCGGCCACGGCGGTCAGCGTGGTGATCCCGGCCAGGGACGAGGAGGCGACGGTCGGGGACATCGTGCGCACGATCCGGCGCGACCTCGTCGACCGGCACCAGCTGGTCGACGAGGTGGTGGTGGTCGATTCGCGGTCGCGCGACGCGACCGCGCGCGTGGCCGCCGAGGCGGGGGCGACGGTGGTGGCGCAGGACGCCGTCCTGCCCGCCCTGCCCGCGTTGCAGGGCAAGGGGGAGGCGCTGTGGAAGGGGCTCGCGGCCTCCCACGGCGACCTCGTCGTGTTCGTCGACGGCGATCTGTACGACTTCACCAGCGACTACGTGACCGGCCTGCTCGGGCCGCTGCTCACCGACGCCTCGGTCGCCTACGTCAAGGGCTTCTACCACCGCCCGCTGGTCGGGCCGGTGTCCACCGACGCCGACGGCGGCGGCCGGGTGACCGAACTCGTCGCGCGGCCGCTGCTGAACCTGTACTGGCCGGAGCTGGCCGGGTTCGTGCAGCCCCTGGCGGGGGAGTACGCCGGGCGGCGCGAGGTGCTGGAGCGCGTGCCGTTCGTGGCGAACTACGGGGTCGAGGTCGGGCACCTGATCGACATCCTGCAGTCCCACGGCCTGGACGCGCTCGCGCAGGTCGACCTCGGCAAGCGCACCCACCGGCACCAGGACACGCAGGCGCTGGGCCGCATGGCGGGGCAGATCATGCTGACCGTGTTCGACCGCCTGGAACGCTACGGGCGCCTGGTGTCGGCCGAGCCGCCGGCGACGCTGCTCGCGCAGTTCCGCCGCGGTGAGTCCGGGCACGGCGTCGACCGGGAACTCGTGGTGACCGACCTGGCGTGCGAGCAGCGCCCGCCCCTGGCGACGCTGCGCGCGGCCGACGGGCTGCGCGAGATCGCCTGA
- a CDS encoding DUF6069 family protein: protein MSGYPPTETTEPDYRRLWAGGVATAVVAALVVVVGLLIARGLFGAEVLAPKGNGIWGNANTVTYALCAAAAALLATGLMHLLSLATPAPGQFFGWIMVLITAIAIVLPLTLSVRLEAKIATALINLAIGAMITMLINTMAGAARRRRRGRDATQPTARWDNGPPYYS, encoded by the coding sequence ATGAGTGGATACCCGCCCACCGAGACCACCGAGCCCGACTACCGCCGGTTGTGGGCCGGCGGGGTGGCGACGGCCGTCGTCGCCGCGCTGGTGGTCGTGGTCGGGTTGCTGATCGCGCGCGGCCTGTTCGGGGCCGAGGTCCTGGCGCCGAAGGGCAACGGCATCTGGGGCAACGCCAACACCGTCACCTACGCGCTGTGCGCCGCCGCCGCGGCGCTGCTGGCCACCGGCCTGATGCACCTGCTCAGCCTGGCCACGCCCGCCCCCGGCCAGTTCTTCGGCTGGATCATGGTGCTGATCACCGCGATCGCGATCGTGCTGCCGTTGACGCTGTCGGTGCGGCTGGAGGCCAAGATCGCCACGGCGCTGATCAACCTCGCCATCGGCGCGATGATCACCATGCTCATCAACACCATGGCGGGCGCGGCCCGGCGCCGCCGCCGCGGCCGCGACGCCACGCAGCCCACCGCCAGGTGGGACAACGGGCCGCCGTACTACTCCTGA